The following are encoded in a window of Kitasatospora fiedleri genomic DNA:
- a CDS encoding ArsA-related P-loop ATPase, translating to MHVVSGKGGTGKTTLAAALALALAADGRRTLLIEVEGRQGIAELFQIAALPYEERRVATVTPAQLGLPGKGHGEVHALAIDTEQALLEYLDMFYKLGRAGKALQKVGFVDFATTVAPGVRDVLLTGKACEAARRKGPDGRRRYDAVVMDAPPTGRLTRFLNVNSEVAGLARIGPIHSQAQAVMRVLRSPETAVHFTTLLEEMPVQETVDGIADLRESGLPVGGVLVNMVRPPILDAAAVAAADGDHREEVALALGEVGLGGRSRKPETVRAHVEPLLDPLLEQAREHAERVELERAQRADLQQLRLPTYELPLIGEGMDLAGLYRLAGELKRQGAA from the coding sequence CTGCACGTGGTCAGCGGCAAGGGCGGCACCGGCAAGACCACGCTGGCCGCCGCGCTGGCCCTGGCCCTGGCCGCCGACGGGCGCCGCACCCTGCTGATCGAGGTGGAGGGCCGGCAGGGCATCGCCGAGCTGTTCCAGATCGCCGCGCTGCCGTACGAGGAGCGCCGGGTGGCCACCGTGACGCCCGCCCAGCTCGGCCTGCCCGGCAAGGGCCACGGCGAGGTGCACGCGCTGGCGATCGACACCGAGCAGGCGCTGCTGGAGTACCTGGACATGTTCTACAAGCTGGGCCGGGCCGGGAAGGCCCTGCAGAAGGTCGGCTTCGTGGACTTCGCCACCACCGTCGCCCCGGGCGTGCGCGACGTGCTGCTCACCGGCAAGGCGTGCGAGGCGGCCCGCCGCAAGGGCCCGGACGGCCGCCGCCGCTACGACGCGGTGGTGATGGACGCCCCGCCGACCGGCCGGCTGACCCGCTTCCTGAACGTCAACTCCGAGGTGGCGGGCCTGGCCCGGATAGGGCCGATCCACTCCCAGGCGCAGGCGGTGATGCGGGTGCTGCGCTCCCCCGAGACGGCGGTGCACTTCACCACCCTGCTGGAGGAGATGCCAGTGCAGGAGACCGTGGACGGGATTGCCGACCTGCGCGAGTCCGGCCTGCCGGTCGGCGGCGTGCTGGTCAACATGGTGCGCCCGCCGATACTGGACGCGGCGGCGGTGGCGGCGGCCGACGGCGACCACCGCGAGGAGGTGGCGCTGGCCCTCGGCGAGGTCGGCCTGGGCGGGCGCTCGCGCAAGCCGGAGACCGTCCGGGCGCACGTCGAGCCGCTGCTCGACCCGCTGCTGGAGCAGGCCAGGGAGCACGCCGAGCGGGTCGAACTGGAACGCGCCCAGCGCGCCGACCTCCAGCAACTGCGGCTCCCCACCTACGAGTTG
- a CDS encoding DUF4177 domain-containing protein, which translates to MTKWEYVTVPLLVHATKQILDTWGQDGWELVQVVPGPNPEQLVAYLKREKE; encoded by the coding sequence ATGACCAAGTGGGAATACGTCACCGTGCCGCTGCTCGTGCACGCCACCAAGCAGATCCTCGACACCTGGGGCCAGGACGGCTGGGAGCTCGTCCAGGTCGTCCCCGGGCCGAACCCGGAGCAGCTGGTCGCGTACCTCAAGCGCGAGAAGGAGTAG
- a CDS encoding RidA family protein, whose amino-acid sequence MGQVEQRLAELGLTLPEVAAPVAAYVPAVRDGVHVLTSGQLPFVAGKLPLTGKVGAEVTAEDAKELAQVCALNALAAVKSVVGDLDRVEQVVKVVGFVASAPDFTGQPGVVNGTSELLGKVFGERGVHARSAVGVAVLPLDAPVEVELTVRVRD is encoded by the coding sequence ATGGGCCAGGTCGAGCAGAGGCTCGCCGAGCTCGGGCTGACGCTGCCCGAGGTCGCCGCCCCGGTCGCCGCGTACGTCCCGGCGGTGCGCGACGGCGTGCACGTGCTGACCTCCGGGCAGCTGCCGTTCGTCGCGGGGAAGCTCCCGCTGACCGGCAAGGTCGGCGCCGAGGTCACCGCGGAGGACGCCAAGGAGCTGGCGCAGGTCTGCGCGCTGAACGCGCTGGCCGCGGTCAAGTCGGTGGTCGGTGACCTGGACCGGGTCGAACAGGTGGTCAAGGTGGTCGGCTTCGTGGCCTCCGCCCCCGACTTCACCGGGCAGCCCGGCGTGGTCAACGGCACCAGCGAGCTGCTGGGCAAGGTCTTCGGCGAGCGCGGCGTGCACGCCCGCAGCGCCGTCGGCGTGGCGGTGCTGCCGCTGGACGCGCCGGTCGAGGTCGAGCTGACGGTCCGGGTCCGGGACTGA
- a CDS encoding NUDIX hydrolase has product MLEMPPSWPARIRALAAGELTPVPARAAATVVLLREGPAGPEAYLLRRRATMAFAGGMYAYPGGGVDPRDREVRPPWAGPSVERWAERLGVDGPTACAVLCAAVRETFEEAGVLLAGPDGRTLVEPRDWAAERAALERHEVSLAEFLTAHRLVLRSDLLAPWARWVTPEFEERRFDAWFFVAALPPGQAAADTVGEADRVAWLTPAEAVAGFEAGEFGMLPPTVTVLRELLPLRTAAEATAVAAGRRVERVLGRAEVVGDRMTVRWDGYDELTIDGVFPA; this is encoded by the coding sequence ATGCTGGAGATGCCGCCGTCCTGGCCCGCCCGAATCCGCGCCCTGGCCGCCGGGGAGCTCACCCCCGTCCCGGCCCGGGCCGCCGCCACCGTAGTGCTGCTGCGCGAGGGCCCGGCCGGGCCGGAGGCGTACCTGCTGCGGCGGCGGGCCACCATGGCCTTCGCCGGCGGGATGTACGCCTACCCGGGCGGCGGGGTCGACCCGCGCGACCGGGAGGTGCGCCCGCCGTGGGCCGGGCCGTCCGTCGAGCGGTGGGCCGAGCGGCTCGGGGTGGACGGGCCGACCGCCTGCGCGGTGCTGTGCGCGGCCGTCCGGGAGACCTTCGAGGAGGCCGGGGTGCTGCTGGCCGGGCCGGACGGGCGGACGCTGGTCGAGCCCCGGGACTGGGCGGCCGAGCGGGCCGCGCTGGAGCGGCACGAGGTCTCGCTGGCCGAGTTCCTGACCGCGCACCGGCTGGTGCTGCGCAGCGACCTGCTGGCGCCCTGGGCGCGCTGGGTGACCCCGGAGTTCGAGGAGCGCCGCTTCGACGCCTGGTTCTTCGTCGCCGCGCTGCCGCCCGGGCAGGCCGCCGCGGACACCGTCGGCGAGGCCGACCGGGTCGCCTGGCTGACCCCCGCCGAGGCGGTGGCCGGGTTCGAGGCGGGCGAGTTCGGCATGCTGCCGCCGACCGTCACGGTGCTGCGCGAGCTGCTGCCGCTGCGCACCGCGGCCGAGGCGACGGCGGTGGCGGCGGGGCGGCGGGTGGAGCGGGTGCTGGGCCGGGCGGAGGTGGTCGGGGACCGCATGACGGTGCGCTGGGACGGGTATGACGAGCTGACTATCGACGGCGTGTTCCCGGCGTGA